A genomic window from Colletotrichum destructivum chromosome 7, complete sequence includes:
- a CDS encoding Putative nucleotide-diphospho-sugar transferase, producing the protein MLLSTRRTIALTCIVIVFMLLTGYQSVKHDYIPSPFHLGQVLKNGTIGAASSAASSLTTQNPFWTTEQLVPRFAYVQYATDIDYLCNAVMNFHRLSRFGAKHDQVLIFPDKWTAGESREAKAINKIKEELPDLVLRPFGLLVTNKGDATWAQSLTKFHAFDLTDYTRVLAFDSDSQVLNSMDHYFLAPMAAVAVPRAYWLNEKDTPIVKQVLGSHVMLLEPNKARYEKIVQEALQSGDFDMEVMNHMFKDSAMILPHRRLALLTGEFRAKEHKKYLAPDEDEEWNAMGEVSRSYLVHFSDWPLPKPWRAHSDAQWQAALPDCPEDDKDKPDRPRCADRTMWTGIYTDFKADREKYCKAWL; encoded by the exons ATGCTGCTCTCGACGAGACGCACAATTGCGTTGACGtgcatcgtcatcgtctttATGCTTCTGACCGGCTACCAATCCGTCAAGCACGACTACATACCCAGTCCTTTTCACCTGGGACAAGTCCTGAAGAATGGCACCATCggcgcggcctcgtcggcggcttcgtctcTCACGACACAGAATCCATTCTGGACTACCGAGCAGCTCGTGCCTCGATTCGCTTACGTGCAGTACGCGACCGACATTGACTATTTGTGCAATGCG GTCATGAACTTCCATCGCTTGTCGAGGTTCGGTGCCAAGCACGACCAGGTCCTCATCTTTCCAGACAAGTGGACGGCAGGAGAGTCGCGGGAGGCCAAAGCCATCAACAAGATTAAGGAGGAGCTTCCTGACCTCGTCCTGCGGCCctttggcctcctcgtcaccaACAAAGGCGACGCAACGTGGGCTCAGAGCCTTACCAAATTCCACGCCTTCGACCTGACAGACTACACGCGCGTCCTGGCCTTCGATTCGGACTCGCAGGTCCTCAACAGCATGGATCACTACTTCCTCGCCCCGAtggccgctgtcgccgtccCGCGCGCCTACTGGCTTAACGAGAAGGACACACCCATCGTCAAGCAGGTCCTCGGCTCCCACGTCATGCTCCTCGAGCCCAACAAGGCGCGCTACGAGAAGATTGTCCAGGAGGCCCTGCAGTCGGGCGACTTCGACATGGAGGTTATGAACCACATGTTCAAGGACTCGGCCATGATCCTGccccatcgccgcctcgcctTGTTGACGGGCGAATTCCGCGCCAAGGAGCACAAAAAGTACCTCGCccccgacgaggacgaggaatgGAACGCCATGGGCGAAGTTTCGAGATCCTACCTGGTCCACTTCAGCGACTGGCCACTGCCCAAGCCCTGGAGGGCGCACAGCGACGCCCAATGGCAAGCCGCCCTGCCCGATTGTCCTGAGGATGACAAGGACAAGCCCGATCGCCCGAGGTGCGCTGACCGGACCATGTGGACGGGCATCTACACCGATTTTAAGGCCGACAGGGAGAAGTACTGCAAGGCCTGGTTGTGA
- a CDS encoding Putative nucleotide-sugar transporter — MAATTDARGRCARTTAAVVLALLVCQNAASILLQHRLQTRPEDDSVRYEPLSAIILSESLKLFVSLAGAALAFLRHTAAGTSQSSSSFLAYVRGGHDSSAIPAFLYTLSATSQSLGAYHLDIIPYLMLSQVKLILTPIFSKALLKQTLKPHQWMCLAAMATGMVLVQVASAARSFHSDGPRVAQDGKDVLFGAVAMLVAGCCGAFAGVYMEAVLKASEHGFMVRNAQLAAYGCFCAIGGFLWQSDFRPEGFFRGYTALVWVLISLQATGGFLVSWAVRIASTIAKNYAQSLGFLAASTIPMLSSSYTLSSELYFGIALVLGGVFGSLWKNEVQVSGAKVGDESDRKPRNESIV, encoded by the exons ATGGCGGCAACCACCGATGCGCGTGGCCGATGCGCCCGGACAACGGCTGCAGTTGTTCTCGCCCTG CTCGTGTGCCAAAATGCAGCCAGCATATTG CTGCAACATAGATTGCAGACCCGCCCGGAAGATGATTCTGTACGATACGAACCGCTGAGTGCCATCATTCTGTCCGAGAGTCTAAAGCTGTTTGTTTCCCtagccggcgccgccttggcctttCTCAGGCACACGGCCGCCGGCACCTCTCAGTCGTCCTCCAGCTTCCTGGCTTATGTCCGGGGTGGCCATGACAGCTCCGCCATCCCGGCTTTCCTCTACACGTTATCGGCCACGAGCCAGAGTCTGGGCGCATACCATCTTGACATTATACCCTACCTGATGCTTTCGCAAGTCAAACTTATCTTGACTCCTATCTTCAGCAAGGCCCTTCTGAAGCAGACGCTGAAACCGCATCAATGGATGTGCCTGGCCGCCATGGCAACGGGTATGGTGTTGGTGCAGGTCGCTTCAGCAGCACGATCATTCCACTCTGACGGTCCACGCGTCGCCCAAGATGGCAAGGATGTCCTCtttggcgccgtcgccatgtTGGTCGCTGGCTGTtgcggcgccttcgccggTGTTTACATGGAGGCTGTCCTGAAGGCGTCGGAACATGGCTTCATGGTCCGCAACGCTCAGCTGGCCGCTTACGGTTGCTTTTGTGCCATCGGCGGCTTCTTGTGGCAATCTGACTTCAGACCGGAAGGCTTCTTCCGCGGCTATACCGCCTTGGTCTGGGTTTTGATCTCTCTACAAGCCACGGGAGGGTTCCTGGTATCGTGGGCAGTCCGCATAGCCAGCACTATTGCCAAGAACTACGCGCAAAGCCTCGGCTTTTTAGCAGCATCCACGATCCCGATGCTTTCATCGTCATACACGTTGAGTTCCGAG CTGTACTTTGGCATCGCGCTAGTTCTGGGAGGTGTGTTTGGTTCTTTGTGGAAGAACGAGGTGCAAGTCAGCGGGGCAAAAGTTGGGGACGAAAGCGACAGGAAACCTAGAAACGAATCAATAGTCTAA